The following DNA comes from Streptomyces sp. NBC_00690.
GGCGACGGGCTCGGCGATGGTGCCGGCGTGGTCGGCGGCCCGCTCCTCCCAGCGGCGGAAGTCCTCCGTGCCGAAGGGAACCTTGTCGCCCGAGAAGATCTTCGACCGGCGTACCCGTAGATCGAGTACCGCGTCACGGCCCTCGGCGGGTTCGGACATCAACGCCAGCGCGTCCAACAACGGCTGCTGCGGCAAGGGTAGACCGTCGACGGACGGCTGTCCGTTGAAGGCCCGTTCGATGTTGCCGTCGAAGTCGATGTCCAGTCCGCCGCCGAGCATCAGGGTCATGCTGAGGAGCCGTTCGGGGTGGTCGAGGGCGAGGAGTTGTCCCATCACCGTGCCCATCGACATGGCGACGACGTGCGCGGCGGTGACGCCGTGGGCGTCGAGGACGGCCACTGGGTCCCGCACCAGCTCCGCGTAGCCGTAGGGGTGTTCGGCGAAGTCACGGACGGTGGAGCGCCCGGTGTCCCGGTGGTCGTACCGGATGACCCGCAGTCCTTCGGCGGTCAGCAGGTCGACGAATTCCCGGGGCCACGCCTGGGAGGAC
Coding sequences within:
- a CDS encoding alpha/beta fold hydrolase, which encodes MPERIVTTDDVQLWSEDLGDPAGPPLLLIAGGNQSSQAWPREFVDLLTAEGLRVIRYDHRDTGRSTVRDFAEHPYGYAELVRDPVAVLDAHGVTAAHVVAMSMGTVMGQLLALDHPERLLSMTLMLGGGLDIDFDGNIERAFNGQPSVDGLPLPQQPLLDALALMSEPAEGRDAVLDLRVRRSKIFSGDKVPFGTEDFRRWEERAADHAGTIAEPVAHHQLASHPRERAVELAEVRVPTQVIQALEDPISPPPHGRHLAGLIPGARLVEIPGMGHALPRSVHAPLAEAITAHTRAAARP